A window from Drosophila yakuba strain Tai18E2 chromosome 3L, Prin_Dyak_Tai18E2_2.1, whole genome shotgun sequence encodes these proteins:
- the LOC6532397 gene encoding TOX high mobility group box family member 4 isoform X1, protein MNQFHTPSFGDEVFELTDTPAESHSPSQASRRMLSLDQSMLNDDNEENCDTYASGGGGVGGQNMLVQPEQQQNQTMAQAPSKPLAPFALFFRDTVTAIKQQNPSCSLEQMQVIVQTMWESLDETQKNVYALRHEQEKREYVRLMRGYRHQLSESEATSEADAPPAVAPNQSDIQPPALVTTKLEAVEDLPQPVDVQQPPPDQIQLLTEAARVQKCTREQCNKPAIINPDWEDEYCSNECVVIHCRNVFNHWVISMNS, encoded by the exons ATGAATCAGTTCCACACTCCCTCATTCGGCGACGAGGTATTTGAGCTGACCGACACGCCGGCGGAGAGCCACAGCCCCAGCCAAGCC TCGCGGAGAATGCTTAGCCTGGATCAATCCATGTTGAACGACGATAACGAGGAGAATTGCGACACATATGCcagcggaggcggaggcgTAGGAGGGCAGAACATGCTGGTTCAGCCGGAGCAACAGCAAAACCAGACCATGGCACAAGCACCATCCAAACCCCTGGCGCCCTTTGCTCTGTTCTTCCGGGACACCGTAACGGCCATCAAGCAGCAGAATCCGTCCTGCTCGTTGGAGCAAATGCAAGTGATTGTGCAAACCATGTGGGAGTCCCTGGACGAGACGCAGAAGAACGTCTATGCCCTGCGGCACGAGCAGGAGAAGCGCGAGTATGTGCGTCTGATGAGAGGCTATCGCCACCAGCTGTCCGAGTCAGAGGCCACGTCGGAGGCAGACGCCCCACCAGCTGTGGCTCCCAATCAGTCCGATATCCAGCCACCTGCTCTAGTCACAACCAAATTGGAGGCTGTCGAGGATCTGCCACAGCCGGTGGATGTCCAGCAGCCGCCGCCCGATCAGATACAGCTGCTCACCGAAGCGGCTAGGGTGCAGAAGTGCACCCGGGAGCAGTGCAATAAGCCGGCCATCATAAATCCGGACTGGGAGGACGAGTACTGCAGCAACGAGTGCGTGGTCATCCACTGCCGTAATGTGTTCAACCACTGGGTAATCTCCATGAACTCATAG
- the LOC6532398 gene encoding uncharacterized protein LOC6532398, with product MISLKRMPWSNVRIFLKLASQRCQLLSVGSKQEASAGHRSGSFESDVLASTSNARHLECLFAKWMRDNSSVNGTWQNFFKGMVKEQIESQPSPSPDGNQKAGGDVLPSIGTTLPTAAAIVAPVLGRSTPVSYSALDTSEGDSSSCVAQSQKQDIGVLSHSSEIRTSGIYDMEKLPTLPKKGCSTNGSKVGSKAHGPVLTGIQVAHNISSNLNRKMSQKKPPEKPEKPNRDKEILTGSRRTGNSRNNFQKKFGSFETFMKFWKHAHAVDKYKRHDGPVMVVKKRSKANAKPTNVMYFKHYYEKGASRRKGKFNKTKTNKEEKTPSKTDKDSTNKKPGAWEAIETPNKSAQNPQSDPETMHASKHNGNTYKTLEELINDIDATALNDNLTATTEQEKTQKVIKTPKLLKNTPKKKPKDFKTALRVFKPEERGIPKPNVKPSSNFKPKAFSKSRKTKLNKPKAEKFIPLRVFNGPKVDEDKSWIYWDELAVKSLRKPSQDTESSTLKPKSGNDLNSSKITQPPKPEK from the exons ATGATCAGTTTGAAAAGAATGCCGTGGAGCAATGTTCGCATATTTCTAAAGCTCGCCTCCCAGCGATGCCAGCTCTTAAGTGTGGGCTCCAAACAGGAGGCTTCTGCTGGACACCGATCCGGATCCTTTGAATCGGACGTGCTGGCGAGTACTTCGAATGCTAGGCACTTGGAGTGCCTGTTCGCCAAGTGGATGAGGGACAATAGCTCGGTCAATGGA ACCTGGCAGAATTTCTTTAAGGGAATGGTTAAGGAACAAATAGAGTCGCAACCGTCTCCCAGCCCTGACGGGAACCAAAAAGCTGGAGGAGATGTTCTTCCCTCG ATAGGAACCACTTTGCCAACAGCTGCAGCGATTGTGGCTCCAGTTCTGGGAAGGAGTACACCAGTCTCCTATTCGGCATTGGACACTTCGGAAGGGGACTCCAGCAGTTGCGTGGCTCAGTCTCAAAAGCAGGACATCGGAGTGCTTTCACACTCATCGGAAATCAGGACTTCTGGGATATACGACATGGAGAAATTGCCCACATTACCCAAGAAAGGGTGTTCAACAAACGGATCAAAAGTGGGCAGCAAAGCTCATGGGCCGGTTTTAACCGGGATTCAAGTGGCACACAACATTTCTAGCAACTTGAACAGAAAAATGTCACAGAAAAAGCCTCCAGAGAAGCCAGAAAAACCAAATAGGGATAAAGAAATCCTGACGGGTTCCAGAAGAACCGGAAACTCACGCAACAACTTTCAAAAGAAATTCGGCTCATTCGAAacttttatgaaattttggAAACACGCACATGCAGTGGATAAGTACAAGCGCCACGATGGCCCTGTAATGGTTGTGAAAAAGCGTTCAAAAGCTAATGCAAAGCCAACGAACGTAATGTACTTTAAACATTATTACGAAAAAGGTGCTAGCCGAAGAAAGGGAAAGtttaataaaaccaaaaccaataaaGAAGAGAAAACGCCTTCAAAAACGGATAAAGATAGCACCAATAAGAAACCCGGGGCTTGGGAAGCCATTGAAACCCCCAACAAATCAGCTCAGAACCCTCAATCAGATCCGGAAACCATGCATGCTTCAAAACACAACGGCAATACGTATAAGACCCTTGAAGAACTGATCAACGATATCGACGCCACCGCCTTAAATGATAACTTGACCGCAACGACTGAGCAGGAGAAAACCCAGAAAGTCATTAAAACACCCAAACTGTTAAAAAATACTCCTAAAAAGAAGCCAAAAGATTTCAAAACGGCACTAAGGGTTTTTAAACCCGAAGAGAGGGGTATCCCAAAACCAAATGTTAAGCCGAGCTCGAATTTCAAACCCAAGGCTTTTTCCAAGTCGAggaaaacgaaattaaataaaccGAAAGCTGAAAAATTCATTCCTTTGAGGGTGTTCAATGGCCCAAAGGTAGATGAAGATAAATCGTGGATATATTGGGATGAGTTAGCAGTGAAAAGTCTCCGCAAACCAAGTCAAGATACAGAGTCAAGCactttaaaaccaaaaagcGGTAATGATTTAAATTCCTCAAAAATCACTCAGCCTCCAAAACCCGAGAAATAA
- the LOC6532397 gene encoding TOX high mobility group box family member 4 isoform X2: MKKFLSRRMLSLDQSMLNDDNEENCDTYASGGGGVGGQNMLVQPEQQQNQTMAQAPSKPLAPFALFFRDTVTAIKQQNPSCSLEQMQVIVQTMWESLDETQKNVYALRHEQEKREYVRLMRGYRHQLSESEATSEADAPPAVAPNQSDIQPPALVTTKLEAVEDLPQPVDVQQPPPDQIQLLTEAARVQKCTREQCNKPAIINPDWEDEYCSNECVVIHCRNVFNHWVISMNS, from the exons ATGAAGAAGTTTCTA TCGCGGAGAATGCTTAGCCTGGATCAATCCATGTTGAACGACGATAACGAGGAGAATTGCGACACATATGCcagcggaggcggaggcgTAGGAGGGCAGAACATGCTGGTTCAGCCGGAGCAACAGCAAAACCAGACCATGGCACAAGCACCATCCAAACCCCTGGCGCCCTTTGCTCTGTTCTTCCGGGACACCGTAACGGCCATCAAGCAGCAGAATCCGTCCTGCTCGTTGGAGCAAATGCAAGTGATTGTGCAAACCATGTGGGAGTCCCTGGACGAGACGCAGAAGAACGTCTATGCCCTGCGGCACGAGCAGGAGAAGCGCGAGTATGTGCGTCTGATGAGAGGCTATCGCCACCAGCTGTCCGAGTCAGAGGCCACGTCGGAGGCAGACGCCCCACCAGCTGTGGCTCCCAATCAGTCCGATATCCAGCCACCTGCTCTAGTCACAACCAAATTGGAGGCTGTCGAGGATCTGCCACAGCCGGTGGATGTCCAGCAGCCGCCGCCCGATCAGATACAGCTGCTCACCGAAGCGGCTAGGGTGCAGAAGTGCACCCGGGAGCAGTGCAATAAGCCGGCCATCATAAATCCGGACTGGGAGGACGAGTACTGCAGCAACGAGTGCGTGGTCATCCACTGCCGTAATGTGTTCAACCACTGGGTAATCTCCATGAACTCATAG